The genomic DNA TGGGCGCGGTTTGGTCGATGGTTCAAGTTTCAGCCCTACGACGCTATCAAGGATTACTTCGGCACGGAAATTGGGTTGTACTTCTCCTGGCTGGGTTTCTACACCGCGATGCTTTTGCCTGCCGCCATCTTTGGCCTCATTGTCTTCCTGTACGGCATCATCAAAGCGGAAAGTTTTCCGCCGGTCGAAGACGTCTGCAACAAGACTAACGAAAGGCTATTTTACATGTGCCCGTTGTGTGACACTCAGTGTGCGTACTGGAGCCTCACCTCCAGCTGTTATTACGCAATAGTTGCCCATGCTTTCGACAACGACACCACTGTggtttttgccatttttatgTCTGTTTGGGCTACTCTGTTTCTAGAGTTCTGGAAGAGAAGGCAAGCCATTCTTGCCTACCACTGGCACATGATGCATTTTGAAGACCTCGAGGAACAATTCCGCCCTGAGTTTGTTGCAACAGCACCCACGTGGAAAAAAGACCCAATCACTGGCAAGGTGGTTCCATACATCCCCAAGATGACCCGTTACCAGAGGTTTGCAGGAATAGGAAGTGCCATTTCCTTCATGATTTTTCTTGTGATAGCAGCTGTTATTGGTGTGGTAGCCTACCGGGCTTCGGTTTATGGCTCTCTAGTGGCGAGCTCTGACGCGAGGGCACGAAGAAATGCTAAGATTCTTACAAGTGTCACAGCGGCCTTGTTGAACTTGGTATGAATgactttgttttgttaaagttatATAGATTCAGGCTTTACCTCAAGTTAAGGAGTCGCTATcgccactgaaaattaaaaggatTTGCATGCCACCCAGCCATGGATTGCTGCCTTtgattttcgttttgttttgttttgttattgtttttaagttttgtttttgacttcCGAGAAAGTCAAATCGTCGCCATGTTTTAAAagattttgtacattttttgtgaaattaattttagtaatattttattgaatgaaCTAGTCGAGACTTCTGCGCGTTCACTTGAATATATACTTTTTTATGCATTTCTCTCCCATTCTCattctcttttttctctctgtcCTTCTTCAGGTCTGCATTAATCTTTTGAAGTTTTTCTACGAACGTCTAGCCCTCTGGCTGACGAACTGGGAGAACCCTCGCACCGAAACGGACTACAAAGACAGCTTCACCTACAAGATGTTTCTATTCCAGTTTGTCAACACCTATTCGTCCATATTTTACATTGCTTTCTTCAAGTTGAACCTGGTGATCGGCACACCCGGTAACTACCGCAGAATAGGAGGCAGGGATGGAAACCGGTTGGATGGGTGTGGTGTAGGGGGGTGTCTGTTGGACTTGTGCATTCAACTGGTGATCATCATGGTCGGTCAACAGATTATTGGCAATATTACTGAAACAGCCATACCGTGAGTATAAGAATACTACAGGCTTTAATCACAGGTCAGATATGAAGTACGTGAGGAGACCTTTGACGACCTTAACAATATGTTCGCAATAGTAGTGCGAGAGGGCTAACCGGGTCTTCAAACTTAAAAAAGTCAGAGGTCTTGTTTCTTTAAGGAACATAAAATATTTCCacctttttgcgctaaaaacaTTCCGTGTTGAGGAGcgtaaggcccagttcaaacgtcgatcttttcatgtaccgaacctaatccctccaattaagtacatgaagagatcgacgtttgaatcgaTTAAATCCGAGAtgtctaatttgggtcgacagATGAATTAAGATCGAATGGCCCACATGGGAATTTCGACTGTGAAGCGACTTCGTGTGCCGAACCTTAAGcataaattactaaaatttaatttctCTTGTAAGTTTTTAAACCATTGGGCATCGTGTAAATGAATTAGGTCCGACTAATACAGTTCGATGTCTGAATCAACCGTCGAACTTGTATCATTTGTTTGCGTCGACCTAAATAGGTATTAGGctcggtacatgaaaagatcaacGCTTGAACTTGGCCTAAGATTTTTCTTGTGATAAGACAGTAATATGTTCCTTCAAAACCTATAACAATTGAAAAATAGTAATTGGTTTGTTTctcaataaaacaaaaaaagatagtGAATGTAAAGGTTGAGAGGCGTGGGGCAAAGAGTCCTtaacaggattcgaacctgtgACCTTCCGAACACTGGACAGGCGCTCAATTCACTGAGCTGCAGAGAGGCCGTAATGGAGAGTGCATGACCTGTATGAAttacagaaatattttgaatgtggGAGGCgaataatcagcatgtcacgagcgtAACACCATCTTTTTCTTTAGCTCTTTTTTACTGCCAGGGTTCAATATCCTTTGGAACTTCTAGTATTTTACGAACCGTTCGGCCTTAGGGTTTCCTGATCAATAAAATATCCCGGGATTTTTTTAGTGTTGGGTGACGGTGTTGGTTAACAGCCATAAGGTATTGGCGTTTGTAAACATCCAGAAGTTTTACAATTGCTAAGTAACAAAAACATGTTCACATACTTAGCGAAAAGATAGTTAGTTTACTTAATCCTGTCGTAGTGATACAATAAACGATGATTCAATTTACAGGATACGAAAAAACTAACACACAAGCTTTCGATTCCCTCGCGGAAACTTTATCAAGTGATGGATTTGGGCGTTTTGTCACGTGATTAGACTATGAATCACGTGACAGAACGTCTCGATAGATCACGGGGAGCTCGTAACCAGCGTCTTTGTTCAATGTTGGAGCCCGACAAAATATTTCGATTGCCTCCCCAACTTTTCTCTTGAACATGTTCACTTACTCGCagggaaatttgtttttgtgtttcattgttttatcaAGTGGTTTAATGAAGTGGTGGAAGATGCGTCAAGCAGCAAAGGAAAGTTCGGATATTCCTCAGTGGGAGCAAGACTACAAATTGAGCCCTTTACCGGAACATTATATGTTTTGGGAATATTTGGAAGTCGGTAAGTGCGCATCAGGACTGATAGATATGTGcaagtaatagtaataataatgatgataatggcgttgatgatgacgatgacgttGATATGACgttgacgatgatgatggtgatgatgatgatcagtaTTGGgtaattaatgataaaaatgatgaTCTTTATGATGCAAACAACGCTAAAATTTAGAATTCGGTTTTGCTTTTTGTTGATTTGTCTCTTACCTTAACTTACCAATTTAATACTGAGTAACTATGTCTGGACTCCTTAAGCGTCATCATAGCAAATGCGCTTGTGAAATAGGTGTTGAGATCTCGTCTTAATGAGGAGTAGATGGCCGAATATACCCGCTTAACGAAGAGTTAAGACTGTTTCTTCTTAAATTTATAATGACAGGTAGGTTTTTATGGTGTGTGATGCAACATTCTGTGCACCATTGATTGTAAAATCATTCCCCGGTCAATTCGCGCTTCTGTTTTAAATTGTTGACcacgttattttttttctttcagtgttACAGTTTGGTTTTGTGACCATGTTTGTCGCAGCATTCCCTCTCGCTCCGCTCTTTGCCTTATTAAACTGTGCTATAGAGCTGCGTGTGGACGCCGTCAATTTTGTCTGCCAGTTTCGACGACCGATTGCGGACCGAGCTCAAGACATTGGAGCCTGGTACCGAATCATGGAGGGCATTGCAAACCTGTCTGTCTTAGTGAACGCATTTGTGCTCGcgttcacatctgaattcattCCTAGACTGGTTTACCGCAACTCGTACAGTGCAGACGGTACACTCGCCGGTTACGTGAACAATAGCTTGTCTTACTTCAATGTATCAGACTGGGATACACTGAATTTGACAGGAGAACCCGACGATAAGTACGCTTACCAAGAACTAAACTACACCATGGATTTTTGTAGGTAGGCATTAGAAGGGTTCTCTTGATTCTGTTGTATTCTGTCGGTGGGTGAGTTACTTGGCTTTATCATCCATCGTGAAAAGACATTTCGAGGCTTCCCATCCGTCAAGTTCATATTTTACAGTAAAACAGGGATTATTCAAATGGAATGAGGGTTAGCTAATTTTGAGATTACAAtaacaaattttgtttacatcGTTTGGATTTTCAACGTTGCTCacttgtgtgtgtgtgtgtgtgcgtattttttttgtagataTCCGGGTTACCACGAGCCACATGCTCCATATACCGTGACGAAACAGTACTGGCACGTGATTGCCGCCAGGCTGGCATTCGTCTTTGTTTTCCAGTACGTCGTGTACGCTTGCACCAAGTTTGTTGCGTGGCTTGTACCTGACCGACCAAAACTACTAGAGCTGAAGATAAAACGCGAGGAGTTTTTGGCTAAGGAATCCCTTCAACAGCGAGGAGTCGAAGATATTGACGATGGAGATTTAGCAGTGGTCGCCTAGTGAGGTTAGCtcttaattattaattttttttactattattttattttacgctTTTTAACCTTAGGCTCGGTTTAGAAGTCGCATTGCACTTGTGCCGAAATGTAATGCTAATGAGGGAAATCTATTGTTTTATCTCAATTGCATGACATTGGGCTCATGTGTAATGCAACGTTTGAGCCGGGTTTTATGACCGTTTacatggagaaaagttgtcctGGAGGGGGAGGGTCACCCGTCTACCAGAGCCGCCCTGGCCCCCAAGGTTGACTCGCCGGCTGGGAGGGGAGGGTAGCCCTTCTACCTGGGACAGGCTTTGTCCATATAAAAGGGGCCGAGAACGCGGGAAAAGCAACCGAGAGTAGGTCAGCCCGGTCTTATTTGCaggttagtttttttttagtacAAAAATTCTTCTCATtgaaaaagctttattttctctaCAGCCGTTGCAAGGTGAAAACGGATTGGATGTCTACAGTGAACAATGAATTATGCAATAGCAACGCTCCCAAAGTAACATTTCCTGTTTAGTTAGTATGTACTATTTGTTGATATATATTATATGTGACATAATTGGCCTGGTTGTGGTTAATTCTCTGAAAGATGTATTCAAAAGGGCTGTAATAAATAATCTTTAGTTTGGAGTCTCAATCAGATCAAAATGAAGCTCCTTATTGGTTTACTCTTGTTTTCAAACACCCTGCCTGTCATTAGATGTCGTCATAGGGACAAACTCACTCTTGAATTCACACAATGTTTCTTGTCTTATGTAGGTGTGCATTCTAAatctacagtcgactcccgataactcgaaccaattaggaaattgaaaaaagttcgAGCTAGCGTAAGTTCCAGTTATCGGAAGTTCGAAGCAAATACCGGAAATAAGAAAATGGGATGAAAATGAATGCAAGTAACATGCACACTTCAAAGCTTGATAAATACGCAACACTGGACACAGAAATTAAACTGGACTGacaaaaagtaaagacaaagactatgtggttgttaaaataatttcaatgtttCGGCCTGCGGTACACtttttttcccgacttgtcAGGCGCTTAAAgaatggttcgagttatcgagggtaaatttatctatctgaagggaaacaaaagttactccgagttagcgcgaggctcgagttagcgagggttcgagttatcgggagtcaactatATTAGACGATATGTAAACAGAGACCATCATTTCATTCCTTTGGTCGCTTTACCTTACCTCTTTAAACTTTCTATTTAGTCACATCTTATTATACATTTACCTGAACGAAGGTGTTATAACAGTTGCGGAGTTTTTTAAACGTCAAACGTGACTGAGTTTTTTTGATGAGGGTTTTATTCATAGCCAACCAACCAGGggagaggggaagggggggtagacaaggaaaaaaaacaaacaaaggccGCAGAGCTGCGTTATTGCCTAGCTGCGGGCCTGTTTAGTGCGATAATCAGGTTTGATCTTCTCATAACCTCATATAATTGTTGAATACGCAACTCACGTGGTTGTAGGAAATAATTCTTCTATAAAGTTTTTTTGAGAAGCGTGGAGATAATCGtcaggggaacccaacgagaatatagttcaaaaccagttaaacatagcattgttaaacgtattttagtctttaaacggtagataaaggcatatattttatatcccctaaaaatttttatctgttcggatttcctagctgaaagtctagtgattcgaaaattatagggatcaaaacttaccttttcgaaaatgtcagccagaaaaaaggctcctgaaaattctaggtgacctttttagggtaaaaatctgttaaaaatgggtaattataccattttttagatgttcgaaaatcctaggagaggcaggcaagccagaaattttacaacaaatgttccgaaaattctagatctcaaatcgtcttccgaacagatattttccgaaaattgacgttgggtgcccctgaattgtGAATAAGCGCTGTCGTTATGGCAGTTTCCATTACATTACTTAATTAGTTTTCTAGTTCTCGTTCAATACAGATACAATAAGCTCATCTCGCTGTATGGCTTATATAATGTATACCTTGCTGCCTGTGACTGAATAATGCTGGTTTGTGGAATCCTCAAATTTTAGCTTGAAATTTGTAAACTGCTGATAAAACCTGTTATGGATAGTTTCAGATGTATTTGAAATGAATCATCCTAGCGTTTCCGAAAGTCTTTTGTCACGCCTTGGGTCCCCTTATGCACCCGACTGGAAAGGATATGAGTTAACTTAGGAACGAACGAAACgttttctctttctcctttGAGGCCGTAATCACACTTTCACATTAATCTGGTTGCCGTAGCGATATAGCTGAAAATCCAAATCGCTCGAGTATACAGTTGGCGTTTTTTGCCGGACTTCGATTTATGTATTGTAGCCAAATTGCTTCAAAGTGAACCAAAATCGAAATCCATGTCGCTATACAAGGACAAAAGATGCTGCCTTGCCCGCCTCACGCTTGAAGAAAACTACGATGCATTTCGtacatatttttgtttaaacatGGCGACACATTCCAGAGATATAAGTGGATATTTCATTCACGATAAACGTCTCGAAAGCACTATGTGTGCGGATTTAACATCCTTTTGTAACTTCAAATCATCATCTTAAGTATAATAAATAATTAGATGTTACATAATGcttcaaaagaaaatgtttcgATTGTAGCCTGTGTTGCAAGCTTTTCGGCGCGAGTTCGTCGAAAAAGTTGGAAAGTGGTTagaaaaaacagacaaacaagcAAACGAACACACGTAGATATACACAAGCGCAGGGAGTAGTAGGGTACTAAGATGCATCAGCTGCGATTTAGTCACTACAGAGGCAGTGTAGCCGAATGGTCCGGCAGAGCAATGGTCTCTAACTCTGCAGCTTTATTTGTGTATCGAAGCCCCGACATGACATAAATTCCTCGCCAGCTGATTTTGCCTCATGCCTTTCGGCATTCTTAACCCGCCCTTAAAAAAACCCCGTTATCAAACATTGAATACGGCCACTAATTTCAGGCCATAAAAATGTGGCTGTATTAATCGTATGGGTATTTCGCCGAGACAACAGATTGGCCCTATaaaggttttctttttgtatttgtattttgaattttatgaattttcaaaaaaaattactcgTGTCCGCTATCCTTTTTTATTGGAAATAATTTTCAACCTTGGTTTTTATCCTCTTGCCTCACGGAGCTAATTAAACGGACTTAAATGCTAAAGGAAACTGTATTTTTTCACTTGATCTTTCACGcgttaaatataattttttccgATAGTTGCACAGGTGAATGATGATATATTCACAACTTCACTCGCATCGCAGTATATTGGCGTAATCTACATCTCCCTTCCCCCAAGTTTGTCCGCAATAAAAGCGTGCTGAGTGTAATCGCGAGCAGACGTGTGATCCTTATAAACATATTGTTGTACAGTTTGCAATTAGCTTAGTTTAATGCCGAACAAACAAATacgtaaaaaacatttcaatcaCACATCCTGTAAGGTTCTACGGTTCGTTGGCAAGTTATTGCATCCGCAAAATCTTTCCTGTTTTCAGTCAAATATTTTGCAGGAAGTTTCGATTCCTTTCATTGTGAGTTTTATAAATGTCcaagaaaatacagaaaaaaaagccaCGAAGTTAAAGAGTAATACCTTCTTCAAGGGTTTCATTTTAGTTCAGGACCCATTAAAAGTGAGGATATGTGTAAGAACAGTTTAttcttgaaaactttaaattattcttaCTCACGAGCCGTATGGTTTTGCAGGGGGCCAAGAAAACTAAGAGTCCCGTTTCAAATAGTCTCCGATGCCATTTTCTTGTTCGTTTATTTAGTACTAGTTACGGTTAGCGAAGTAGTAACATATCAAGTTGCCTTCACGCTGCGTTTAAGACTTCCGCTGGTGCAAGGCACCTGTATATGCGCAGGAGGGAGGTATTAACGGTAGATGATCGTTGGACTTAAAAACCGTTTTTGATCGATAAGTCGGCATTAATTCATTTAATATTCGGGTCATTATGTATGGAGTTAGGTAGAATTGGACAAGTTCAACCTCGCACTATACTAAACAGTTGAGAGCAGGGAGCTATGCCTTCATTTATTCGTTCCGGTTCCGCTTTGCCTCAGGTAGGAATGTCCTACAGGTGCAAGCTCCAAATGTTTGTGGTTTCCTGTCTCGCCCGACGTAAACATGTATATACTGAGTGAAAAACATCCGTTTTGTAATAACTATCAAAGACTTCAGCATGGCCTCACCGGACACCAAAACTGTACGAATAGATGTGGACGACCCACCTGTCTACACGGGCGACGAGGAAAGTGATCGCTTGTTTGTAGAGGACCATAGGACCAATGCGAAGCGGAAAATCGACTATGTTCTTGTCTATGAGACATGTCAGGAGGAAGAGGATAAAATCCCAGCTTTCAAGACAAGGGCCAGAAACCACGAAAACATGAGGAAAAGATTTGAAACGAGCCTGAAAGAAGCTGGTCTGGAACTGGATTCCCCTGATCCACAAGAAACCAGCCGTGATTTGGTAAGCCGTTCCTAAAAAAATTACATGGTAGCATTTACCTCACAGAAAGCTCAGTAAACTCGACATTCTGCGAGACATTATAATTAGTGATTGGCTAAAGGTATAATAACTTTTTATTTCTCAAACTGGTTCTAACAGCTAGCCTGTAAACATTGAGCAGGTTTCAGTGCTGTCTTCAACTCCTCTGTAACAGTGTTTGATCCGTTGCCTCGCACTTCTCCAAGTTAAACTTATTAAGTCTTCATATCAATTGAAacagttagaaaaaaagaagaatgaatttgtttaaattctaTTGTGTAATGGAATTTACAGCATTCTTTCGACTTTATTTCAATTTCTATCCATCAACTTACCCCCCTTTTCATACTCTTCATGATGACATTATTTTTGCTCTCTCGGCACCTGTATTCCCTCCACTTTGTTGAAGAAAACTCGACCTACCAATTTACAAAACACCTGTCTAGGATTTGGCCGCTGAGGGACTTTTACAGCACTTTTTTTCAATACGAATTTTGTAGGACTTGATGCGAGAATTGAGAAGACAATTTACCATCACGCAAGACCGTGCCAAGGGCATTCAACCTCACAAACAGGTTTCTAGGGTAAGTCGATCAATTGAATTTGTGATCAGCGTCCAATTTAGTACAACTGCGACGTGTAAGTTAAGGTTTCAGCAGTACGTTGTCTTATCACCAAGTGACATTTCACACTGCCTACGTTGTCATTTGTATGACATTCGGTGACTTTGCAAGTATCTTACCTCGACGTTGGAAATACTCTTGTTTACGCCTTGACTCACTCTTGCGCTCGTTGATTGCAATATAAAGAAGTCTTAAATATTTCCACTGTTCACCAGCCTAG from Porites lutea chromosome 6, jaPorLute2.1, whole genome shotgun sequence includes the following:
- the LOC140940161 gene encoding anoctamin-4-like, whose translation is MAHPSESGLRSRVPASNGDGLRRPESSADQTPLLDEEALLSKHQMMEEKTLELELEHIDVEKREKERLCFRDGKRFIDYVIVYETPSDKSELKDEEKEDLQEKAQKREKFEQNVLEAGLEIEYEEEVTTKDDKVETHFLKIHAPWETLSRTAEDMMMQMPIKESDIQSKTWYERHVGRDIRDMINRNNPFEIHDSSIGSKRNYFMGYYKHERLEMYVGHENKDTFFSRPERSRLVQQICSQVRFGDERYDVGIKKLLHEGCYVAAYPLHPGSEECPEGERPTNNRQRLRREWARFGRWFKFQPYDAIKDYFGTEIGLYFSWLGFYTAMLLPAAIFGLIVFLYGIIKAESFPPVEDVCNKTNERLFYMCPLCDTQCAYWSLTSSCYYAIVAHAFDNDTTVVFAIFMSVWATLFLEFWKRRQAILAYHWHMMHFEDLEEQFRPEFVATAPTWKKDPITGKVVPYIPKMTRYQRFAGIGSAISFMIFLVIAAVIGVVAYRASVYGSLVASSDARARRNAKILTSVTAALLNLVCINLLKFFYERLALWLTNWENPRTETDYKDSFTYKMFLFQFVNTYSSIFYIAFFKLNLVIGTPGNYRRIGGRDGNRLDGCGVGGCLLDLCIQLVIIMVGQQIIGNITETAIPGLMKWWKMRQAAKESSDIPQWEQDYKLSPLPEHYMFWEYLEVVLQFGFVTMFVAAFPLAPLFALLNCAIELRVDAVNFVCQFRRPIADRAQDIGAWYRIMEGIANLSVLVNAFVLAFTSEFIPRLVYRNSYSADGTLAGYVNNSLSYFNVSDWDTLNLTGEPDDKYAYQELNYTMDFCRYPGYHEPHAPYTVTKQYWHVIAARLAFVFVFQYVVYACTKFVAWLVPDRPKLLELKIKREEFLAKESLQQRGVEDIDDGDLAVVA